One part of the Candidatus Binatia bacterium genome encodes these proteins:
- a CDS encoding YihY/virulence factor BrkB family protein: MQRLISAFREALVRFARDGCAFHAQSVAFNAIFALFPLAVLAISAITYLLPVAPYRAVAFLNTLSPTLHDYLVTNLATYIYGRGISSLIALLFLLWSGKNLFLGLAYALDRALNVPKGRPLVHNLLLSFVMLPVTGIVLLIALALPIVLAITFHVAGIHDPRRVTHILAYLLSIALVFIVAVVLYRWLPNRAVTWAFALRGAAVVAIAWPIVQYAFAEYLTHVDFTHIYGALTAPLVLLLWFYCIGSIFLFGAEYSIAWPTGHPAPLPEESAVDD; encoded by the coding sequence ATGCAGCGACTCATTTCCGCGTTTCGCGAAGCCCTCGTCCGCTTCGCCCGCGACGGCTGTGCCTTCCACGCTCAATCGGTTGCCTTCAACGCGATCTTCGCGCTCTTCCCGTTGGCCGTGCTCGCGATTAGCGCGATTACGTACCTTCTCCCGGTCGCACCCTATCGCGCGGTCGCCTTTTTGAACACGCTCTCGCCGACGCTGCACGACTATCTCGTCACCAACCTCGCGACCTACATCTACGGGCGCGGCATCTCGAGCCTCATCGCGCTCCTATTTCTGCTGTGGTCGGGAAAGAATCTCTTTCTCGGACTTGCGTACGCGCTCGACCGCGCGCTCAACGTGCCGAAGGGACGGCCGCTCGTCCACAATCTGCTGCTCTCGTTCGTCATGCTGCCGGTCACCGGAATCGTGCTTCTCATCGCGCTCGCGCTGCCGATCGTGCTCGCGATCACGTTTCACGTCGCCGGGATCCACGATCCGCGGCGCGTGACGCACATCCTCGCCTATCTCCTCTCGATCGCCCTCGTCTTCATCGTCGCGGTCGTCCTCTACCGGTGGCTCCCGAATCGCGCCGTAACCTGGGCCTTCGCGCTGCGCGGTGCGGCCGTCGTCGCGATCGCGTGGCCGATCGTCCAGTACGCGTTCGCCGAATATCTCACGCATGTGGACTTCACGCACATCTACGGCGCGCTGACGGCGCCGCTCGTCTTGCTGCTCTGGTTCTACTGCATCGGATCGATCTTTCTCTTCGGCGCCGAGTACAGCATCGCGTGGCCGACCGGACATCCGGCACCGCTCCCCGAAGAGTCGGCCGTCGATGATTGA
- the rimM gene encoding ribosome maturation factor RimM (Essential for efficient processing of 16S rRNA) has translation MTPSDDDVIVGRIAGIFGVRGELKCDPSSAGRTLFFKGARFRCARDAGSGEVEIAEARPHKGRLLVRIEGVGSAEAAQAYVGAAFYAPRERIELREGEYLDEDLAGCDVLGVDGTNYGRVERVEHYPASDMLVVAGRMVPMVAAIVREIALDRRRIVIDPPAGLL, from the coding sequence GTGACGCCGAGTGACGACGACGTAATCGTCGGACGAATCGCCGGGATATTCGGCGTTCGCGGAGAGTTGAAGTGCGATCCGAGCAGTGCGGGTCGCACGCTCTTTTTCAAGGGGGCCCGATTTCGCTGCGCGCGCGACGCCGGCTCGGGCGAGGTAGAGATTGCGGAAGCGCGCCCGCACAAAGGACGCCTTCTCGTGCGGATCGAGGGCGTCGGGAGCGCCGAGGCGGCGCAGGCATACGTCGGCGCGGCCTTCTACGCGCCGCGCGAGCGGATCGAACTGCGCGAGGGCGAGTATCTCGACGAAGACCTCGCCGGATGCGACGTTCTCGGCGTGGACGGCACGAACTACGGCCGCGTGGAGCGCGTCGAGCATTATCCGGCGAGCGACATGCTCGTCGTCGCCGGGCGCATGGTGCCGATGGTCGCCGCGATCGTGCGCGAGATCGCCCTCGATCGCCGGCGGATCGTCATCGATCCGCCCGCGGGATTGCTCTAG
- a CDS encoding KH domain-containing protein translates to MSAFDDEFGLFSETVVDEPIARGEPIARKEPAPRKEYAPRKEPAPRSARPPRRESRPRTSAGDPWAGHRRATELLGFLARKLVAKPDSVTVELFIDEQAQPVIELVVDPEDLGKVIGRSGRVAQALRTVVRATAEGRVSVDILDSEEAAEGPDDGPSTSPG, encoded by the coding sequence GTGAGCGCGTTCGACGACGAGTTCGGTCTCTTCAGCGAGACGGTCGTCGACGAACCCATAGCGCGTGGCGAGCCCATCGCGCGTAAAGAGCCGGCGCCGCGAAAAGAGTACGCCCCGCGCAAAGAGCCGGCTCCCAGATCGGCCCGGCCGCCGCGCCGCGAGTCGCGCCCGCGGACCTCGGCAGGCGATCCGTGGGCCGGGCATCGACGCGCGACCGAGTTGCTCGGCTTTCTCGCGCGCAAACTGGTCGCAAAGCCCGACTCCGTCACCGTCGAGCTCTTCATAGACGAGCAGGCGCAACCGGTGATCGAGCTGGTCGTCGATCCCGAGGATCTCGGGAAGGTGATCGGCCGCAGCGGGCGCGTCGCGCAAGCGCTGCGTACCGTCGTGCGCGCCACCGCCGAGGGACGCGTCTCGGTCGACATCCTCGATAGCGAAGAGGCGGCCGAAGGGCCCGACGACGGCCCCTCGACAAGCCCGGGGTGA
- the rpsP gene encoding 30S ribosomal protein S16: MVRIRLRRIGAKKQPTYRFVVSDARAPRDGRFIEILGHYNPRTEPRTVVVDETKAREWLAKGAQPSDTVRRLFAEKGIMERGPIPTTKRKPRSAQGEAS; encoded by the coding sequence ATGGTACGAATCCGACTGCGCCGGATCGGCGCGAAGAAACAACCGACGTATCGCTTCGTCGTATCCGACGCCCGCGCGCCGCGCGACGGGCGATTCATCGAGATCCTAGGACACTATAATCCGCGTACGGAGCCGCGAACCGTCGTGGTAGACGAGACGAAGGCGCGCGAGTGGCTGGCAAAGGGTGCGCAACCGTCCGACACGGTGCGGCGCCTCTTCGCCGAGAAGGGAATCATGGAGCGCGGCCCGATTCCGACCACGAAGCGCAAGCCGCGCAGCGCGCAGGGTGAGGCGTCGTGA
- the ffh gene encoding signal recognition particle protein, protein MFDQLQRSLESIFDRLSGRGRISEGDVNDAMREIRVALLEADVSLGAAKEFTARVKERAVGANVLESLTPAQTILKIVYDELVQLLGPPTGAGEARLHFSDAPPSILMLVGLQGSGKTTQAAKLALRLKEQGRRSMLIAADVYRPAAIDQLKTLGKQIGLPVFADDSGDPVQIVRDGIAEAKRLGISTVILDTAGRLQIDELLMEELATIKTIAQPCEILLVADAMTGQEATNVAKGFHDRLAITGVVLTKLDGDSRGGAALSIHSVTGAPIKFVGVGERLSALEPFYPERLASRILGMGDALTLIEKTQSIYSEEQAKRLEEKILKQSFTLDDFLEQMRQVRKLGSFNDVLKMIPGLSKALPKNFEIPEREFTKVEAIICSMTRGERRNPDVLNGSRRKRIARGSGTQVSDVNRLVKQFDQARQMTKHLSRSKRLGR, encoded by the coding sequence TTGTTCGATCAACTCCAACGTAGCCTCGAATCGATCTTCGACCGCCTGAGCGGACGAGGGCGGATTAGCGAAGGCGACGTTAACGACGCGATGCGCGAGATTCGCGTCGCGTTGCTCGAAGCCGACGTCTCGCTCGGCGCGGCCAAGGAGTTCACGGCGCGCGTCAAGGAGCGCGCCGTCGGCGCGAACGTTCTCGAATCCCTGACCCCTGCGCAGACGATCCTCAAGATCGTCTACGACGAATTGGTGCAGTTGCTCGGTCCGCCGACCGGCGCGGGAGAGGCGCGGCTGCACTTCTCCGACGCGCCGCCGTCGATTCTCATGCTCGTCGGCCTGCAGGGCTCCGGCAAGACGACGCAGGCGGCGAAGCTCGCGCTTCGATTAAAAGAACAGGGGCGGCGTTCGATGCTGATCGCCGCCGACGTCTATCGCCCCGCGGCGATCGACCAACTGAAGACGCTCGGCAAGCAGATCGGGCTGCCGGTCTTCGCAGACGATAGCGGCGACCCGGTGCAAATCGTGCGCGACGGCATCGCCGAGGCGAAACGGCTCGGCATCTCGACGGTGATCCTCGACACCGCCGGCCGGCTGCAGATTGACGAGCTGCTGATGGAGGAACTCGCGACGATCAAGACGATCGCGCAGCCCTGCGAGATTCTGCTCGTCGCGGACGCAATGACGGGGCAAGAGGCGACGAACGTCGCGAAGGGCTTTCACGACCGGCTCGCGATCACGGGCGTCGTCCTCACGAAGCTCGACGGCGACTCGCGCGGCGGCGCGGCGCTCTCGATCCACAGCGTCACCGGAGCGCCGATCAAATTCGTCGGCGTCGGCGAGCGGCTCTCGGCGCTCGAGCCGTTCTATCCCGAGCGGCTGGCATCGCGCATTCTCGGAATGGGAGATGCGCTGACCCTCATCGAGAAGACGCAGAGCATCTACTCGGAAGAGCAGGCAAAAAGGTTAGAGGAGAAGATCCTCAAGCAATCCTTCACCTTGGACGATTTCCTCGAGCAGATGCGCCAGGTGCGCAAGCTTGGATCGTTCAACGACGTCCTGAAGATGATCCCCGGGCTCTCGAAGGCGCTACCGAAGAACTTCGAGATTCCCGAGCGCGAGTTCACGAAGGTCGAAGCGATCATCTGCTCGATGACGCGGGGAGAGCGGCGCAATCCGGACGTCCTGAACGGATCGCGTCGCAAGCGAATCGCTCGCGGATCGGGGACGCAAGTCTCCGACGTGAACCGGCTCGTCAAGCAGTTCGATCAGGCACGCCAAATGACAAAGCATCTGAGCCGCAGCAAGCGGCTCGGTAGATAA
- a CDS encoding acyl carrier protein, which produces MSTTFDKVKKIIVEQLGVDESEVTPEASITDDLGADSLDQVELVMAFETEFNIDIPDEEAEKIKTVGDAVKRIDEATAGSSAPS; this is translated from the coding sequence ATGTCCACGACCTTCGATAAAGTAAAGAAGATCATCGTCGAGCAACTCGGGGTCGACGAGTCGGAAGTGACGCCCGAAGCCTCGATTACCGACGACCTTGGCGCCGATTCACTCGATCAGGTCGAGCTGGTGATGGCGTTCGAGACGGAGTTCAACATCGACATCCCCGACGAGGAAGCGGAGAAGATCAAGACGGTCGGCGATGCGGTCAAGCGCATCGACGAGGCGACGGCCGGCTCGTCGGCGCCCTCGTAG
- the fabG gene encoding 3-oxoacyl-ACP reductase FabG encodes MRFGSQVALITGASRGIGRAIAIEFARDGADVALMGRDVAALTETAGLCANSRPGAVAEVYAGDVADRAAVERVVDEVLARFGRLDFAIANAGQSVDALLLRLKPETVDHLLDVNLKSAFHLCGAVAKPMMKQRSGSIVLMSSIVGLTGNAGQAAYAASKAGLIGLCKSLAKELGSRNIRVNAVAPGLIETAMTQKMPDAAREFLIKQAALGRAGKPEDVSGAVAFLCSDAAGYITGQTLVVDGGILM; translated from the coding sequence ATGAGATTCGGATCGCAGGTCGCGCTGATCACCGGCGCGAGCCGCGGCATCGGACGGGCGATCGCAATCGAGTTCGCGCGCGACGGCGCGGACGTCGCGCTGATGGGGCGCGACGTCGCCGCGCTTACCGAGACCGCGGGACTCTGCGCGAATTCGCGTCCGGGCGCGGTTGCCGAAGTCTATGCCGGCGATGTAGCGGATCGCGCCGCGGTCGAGCGCGTGGTCGACGAAGTACTCGCGCGATTCGGACGGCTCGATTTTGCGATCGCGAACGCGGGGCAGTCCGTCGACGCGCTCCTGCTGCGCCTCAAGCCGGAGACCGTCGATCATCTGCTCGACGTGAACTTGAAGTCGGCGTTCCATCTCTGCGGCGCCGTCGCCAAGCCGATGATGAAGCAGCGCTCGGGGTCGATCGTGCTGATGTCGAGCATCGTCGGATTGACGGGGAACGCCGGCCAGGCGGCGTACGCGGCCTCGAAGGCCGGGCTGATCGGGCTCTGCAAATCGCTGGCAAAGGAGTTGGGTTCGAGGAATATAAGAGTCAACGCCGTCGCGCCGGGTCTTATCGAGACCGCCATGACGCAGAAGATGCCGGACGCCGCAAGGGAGTTTTTGATTAAGCAAGCCGCTCTCGGCCGGGCCGGGAAGCCGGAAGACGTCAGTGGAGCGGTGGCCTTCCTCTGCTCCGACGCTGCCGGATACATCACCGGGCAAACCCTCGTGGTCGACGGCGGCATCCTGATGTGA
- the fabD gene encoding ACP S-malonyltransferase, producing MGSRRMAVGGVMRVAAVFPGQGSQCVGMGCEVAERSERARELFDRAALVLGYDLLALQRNGPEERLRETEFSQPAIFTTNLALYAAVGDRLEPVVTAGHSFAELCSLVIARSLEFEQALRIVAERGRAMQAAARIARGGMSAVLGLEAEQVRGVLERERANLGGRVGLANFNSPTQIVISGDYDAVQAAAAAMLDAGAKRVVALNVSGAWHSELMEPALEPLRAVVEASDFGMPNIDVISNVDGRPYRDVATIKRNLIRSVVDEVRWHDTAQRILEYTPGLVVEFGASNVLGALMKRMAGAPATIVVSDFGGVERLQALLDAPAEANV from the coding sequence ATGGGGAGCCGTCGCATGGCGGTGGGCGGCGTGATGCGCGTCGCCGCGGTCTTTCCCGGCCAGGGCTCCCAGTGCGTCGGCATGGGCTGCGAGGTTGCCGAACGCTCGGAGCGCGCGAGAGAACTCTTCGACCGCGCGGCGCTCGTCCTCGGCTACGATCTGCTCGCACTGCAGCGCAACGGTCCCGAGGAGCGGCTGCGCGAGACCGAGTTCAGCCAGCCGGCGATCTTCACGACGAATCTGGCGCTCTACGCCGCCGTCGGCGATCGGCTCGAACCGGTCGTCACGGCCGGCCATTCGTTTGCAGAGCTCTGCAGCCTCGTCATCGCGCGATCGCTCGAGTTCGAACAGGCGCTGCGCATCGTTGCCGAGCGCGGGCGAGCGATGCAAGCGGCGGCGCGGATCGCGCGCGGCGGCATGTCGGCAGTGTTAGGCCTGGAGGCCGAGCAGGTGCGCGGTGTGCTCGAGCGCGAGCGCGCGAATCTCGGCGGGCGCGTCGGCCTGGCAAACTTCAATTCGCCGACGCAGATCGTCATCAGCGGCGATTACGATGCAGTGCAGGCGGCGGCCGCGGCGATGCTCGACGCCGGCGCAAAGCGCGTCGTCGCGCTCAACGTCTCGGGCGCCTGGCATAGCGAGCTCATGGAGCCCGCTCTCGAACCGCTGCGCGCCGTCGTCGAAGCAAGCGATTTTGGGATGCCGAATATTGACGTGATCTCAAACGTCGATGGCCGGCCCTACCGCGACGTCGCGACGATCAAACGAAACCTCATTCGTTCGGTCGTCGACGAGGTGCGCTGGCACGACACGGCGCAGCGCATTCTCGAATACACGCCCGGCCTCGTCGTGGAGTTCGGTGCGAGCAACGTGCTCGGCGCGCTGATGAAGCGGATGGCCGGTGCGCCGGCGACGATCGTCGTCAGCGATTTTGGCGGCGTCGAGAGACTGCAGGCGCTGCTCGACGCGCCGGCGGAGGCAAACGTATGA